GCCACAGCGGCGGGGTTCCTCCCGTACCCATCCCGAACACGGAAGATAAGCCCGCCTGCGTTACGGGGAGTACTGGAGTGCGCGAGCCTCTGGGAAAGCCGTTTCGCCGCCTCCACTCATACCTCGACACCATCGTCGAGAACCGATACTGGTCTGGCGGCGGTTCGATTCCGCCGGTCGGCATTACAGCGGCCACAGCGGCGGGGTTCCTCCCGTACCCATCCCGAACACGGAAGATAAGCCCGCCTGCGTTACGGGGAGTACTGGAGTGCGCGAGCCTCTGGGAAAGCCGTTTCGCCGCTCCTATTCATACTTCACATCGCAGAGCAACTGCTATTTCCAATTCCAGAGGCAATCTCTTATCAGAGAACGGCTCACTACAGTACAAGTCTTTATCGGAGTAAGATCGCAACTGCTCAAGATAGCGGTTATCTCGAGGTCAGAAGACGACGGAAACTGAGTCGGTACACGCGGTCGTCAGATCGGGGTACCTACTGCGCAGTACTTTCGTACCGGCTTCGCTGTGCCGGTCGACCGGTTCCGGACGCTCGATCAGTGACGACGAGGCTTCCGCGAGATCGGAGCGATCGGGGTTACGACTGTTTTACCGGCACTGTTCCGGTCGTTCCGGGATCTGCTGTGCCGTTAGTAACTCCTCATCTTCGATCACGACGATCAGGATGTCGCTTTCTTCAACCTCGTCGAGTTGCGACCGCGGCGTCACATGTTGATCGACGAGCTCGCACTCTTTCTCGAGCAAGAGGACGACGTGTTCGCCGTCGACGATTCGATCGACGACGGCAATGTACCGCGTTGCATCCTCCGGGACGTCTTCGAGCGCCCTCCCGTTCGACCGGCGGTAATTGTCGCCCGCTCGAGTCTCGAGACGTCCGGTGCGGGCACCGGCAACTGCCGACGCGGCTATCGTCGCCGTTCCCAGCGAACCGAGTGTTTGCAGGACTGTTCGTCGCGATGGCCGCTTGCGTTGCGACATGCCCCCCTTGGCCGCGGTATTCCTCATAAAGGTACGGACAAGTGTCGAACGGGTGGTGAATACTTGAAAGTAGACACCTCCACTTAATAATAAGAAATAATTCATACTGGCCCAGATATCCTGTGGGAACTCGAAAACCGGGATAGGGCGTTTCCAAATGGCTTTCAATCAACTGTGACTATACCTGCGGACCTTTTTGGAAAATCAACACATGAGCGAGTAATATACTATTACTGGCGGGAGAGAGGCTTCTGAAACCCTGTTGGATTGGCGGTCCAATATAGGTGGATAACCATTATGTTTGATCTTTATCTATCACAGACATCAGACATATCGTAATATTATCGTCCGTCTGTACGCGTGGTCTCGTACGCTGAGCCACCTCGTCATCGTGACGGTAGTAACGTGGCAGAGTTCACGTGGTCCGTAGTCGCCTCTTCAGTCGATCACGTCTTCCGCTCGAGACGGACCGTCTCGCGTCCCGGGTTCTGATTCCGTAGGCTGAAACCGATCGCCTTCCGGACGGGGCCAGTTGTTTCGGCTACTGAAATCGTTCGGATCGCTGGCGGACGCGGAACTCGTAACCAGCGCTACGAAACCGGATTTTCAGTAACCCATAACAGACGTACTCTTGTTACACATTGTGGCACTGTTCGTGTTCACAGCGGTATCATCCCTCGAGCGTGCCCTCTGTGGTATCACACTCGCAGCCACCCGCTTCGAGCAGTTTAACCACGTCGTACTGGGTTTGACACTCTTCACAGACGACCTGGACGCTCGTGAGCACGTGATGAGAGCCGAGTTCGAGTCGGTCGGTCTCTCGGAGTCGGGCGAGCTTACTCTCGGTTACCGCGACGGTTCGCTGGCGGAGTCCTTCGATGGCTCGGCGTTCCGTCATCCGAACCTCGTCGTCGGTCGTCTCCGGTAACGATGCGTTTCGGTACCCCGTGAGATACGATCGAATTGCACCGTAGGAGACGAACTCGTCGGTCAGCGTCTCGACGTCGACTCCCGCCCGCTCGAGCCGGCGTCTGGCCTGTAGCTGCTCGCCGCGACTACCCGTTTCCGTACGGAGCAGGTCGTACAGGTACCCGACGTCTTCGGTGATCGTATCGACACCTGCGTCCTCGAGTGCGGTCCTGACGAGTCGCTCGTTGAACGACTCGGCGAGCGTTCGGAGGCTCTTTCGGTTCTCGGGATGGGTCCACTGGGCCTCGAGCTCGTCGCCGACGCCATCGAGTTCGTATTTCTCGAGTAGTCGTGCGACTTTCGGTCTCGGTCCCGGACCCGTATTCCGCTCGTCCATTGGTCGTGGATTCTCGAGAGCGGTGGAAAGCCGTTTCGGTGCTCGGACGGGATCGTTTCACCATTCGAACTCGCGTTCTCTCGGTTGGAATCGCTGTGGACGACTGTTGGTCCGAGCTATCGCCGATCGAACCGGGGTACGTCGTACTCACGTGCGGTTTCGCAGATGACGATCTTGCGGCGGCGGTTCCGTTCGCCATCGGAAACTGTTGTTCGGCGTGCTCTCGCAGTTCGGTATTCGAACTGTGGTGTCTCGGACGGGTAGAACACTGTCGATCACTCAGCTGGTCGGAAACTCGGAGAAAACCCGTACCACCCTTCTCCGACTGTATCAGCTGTAGGCGAGCGTGACTCTGATCTCGCCCGCTTTGTCCCAGAGCCGGTCCGGCAGTTCGTCGTGAATGAACTCGCCGTTGAACCGGCTCGCCGGTCCGAACACGCCCAGCGAGCCGAGGAGTTCGTCGTCGGGCGTATAGACGGGGACGGCCACCCCGGAGAGACCGTCCATGTGTTCTTGCTCGTTTAGGGCGTAGCCGCGTTCGCGGATCCGATCCAGGTCCTCGTACAGCGCGTCGGGGTCCGTTATCGTGTTGCTCGTGAACGATTCGAGGCCCTTTTCGTCGATGAAGTCGGCGACCCGCCCTTCGTCCCACTCCGCGAGGATCGCCTTTCCCGAGGCGAGCGAGTGAAGGGGTCGCCGTTTGCCGATCATCGTATCGGAGAGGCTGCCGTAGCGGTGGATGTAGACGCCTTCGTACTCCTCTTCGACGATAAACACCGCTCGCTCGTCGGTCTCCTGGCCGAGTTCGAACACCTTCCGCTTTGCAGCCGTGTACCCTGTCTTCCGATTGCGAGCCCGTTCGCTGATCTCGAGCAGTCGGAACCCGATGTAGTAGTTGTCGTCGCGTTTGATCACGTACCCCATGTCGGTCAGCGTCGTGAGGTGCCGATAAACGGTGCTCTTACTGAGGTCCGTTCGTCGCGTGAGATCCGTGATCGTCACCCCCTCTTCGGCTTTGAGGGCCTCGAGGATCTCGAACGTCTTGCGTGTCGTCGAGACGCCCGCGCCGGTTCCGTCTTCGCGATCGGTGCTCATACGTGATCATGCGGGACCGTCACAATCAATGTTCCGGATAGTAAAACGAAATCGCGGCTATGCGGAACAGGCTCGATATCGACCGTGATCCGTCCGGGAGTGTTTCGGTATACGGGACGACACGAATCGGCTCCGAACCGCTCGAGGCGGTGGCGACTGCCGGCTCCCGTTCGCGTCTCGAACGAGGACCGTCGACACCCCGTGGCGGCGTTACTCGTATGCTGGAATGCCGGTGAACTCCTCGCCGAGGACGAGGGTGTGAATGTCGTGGGTACCCTCGTAGGTGTAGACCGTCTCGAGGTTAGCCATGTGGCGCATCGGCGAGTAGTCGGTGGTGATGCCGTTGCCGCCGAGCATTTCGCGAGCGATCCGCGACTGGTTGCGCGCCATACGAACGTTGTTCCGTTTCGCCATCGAGACGTGCTGCGGGCGCATCTCGCCGCGTTCTTTGAGTTCGGCGAGTCGATAGGCCAGTAGCTGAGCCAGCGTGATCTGGGTCCCCATCTCCGCGAGTTTACGCTGTTGAAGCTGGAATCGACTGATTGGGCCGCCGAACTGGTCCCGATCGTTCGCGTACTGACGGGCCTCCTCGAAGCAGTCTCGAGCGGCACCGACGGCCCCCCAGGCGATTCCGTAGCGAGCCTGGGTGAGACAGGAGAGCGGCCCCTTCATGCTGGAGACGCCCGGAAGCACGTTCTCCTCGGGGACGCGGACGTTATTCAGGCCGATTTCACCCGTGATCGAGGCTCGCAGCGAGAGCTTCTCGGTGATCTTGTTCGTCGAGACGCCGTCGCGGTCGGTTTCGACGAGGAAGCCGCGGACGGGGTCGTCGTCGGCCGAGCGGTCGCGCGCCCAGACGATCGCGACGTCCGCGATCGGCGAGTTCGTGATCCACGTCTTCGAACCGTTCAGGACGTAGCCGTCGTCGTCGCGCTCGGCGTAGGTCTCCATCGCCGTCGGGTTCGAACCGTGTTCGGGTTCGGTCAGTCCGAAACATCCGATCGTCTCGCCCGTTCCCATCTCCGGTAACCACTCGTCTTTCTGTTCCTCGCTCCCGTAGGCGTGGATGGGATACATGACGAGCGCCCCCTGTACCGACGCCATCGAACGCAGCCCCGAGTCGCCGGCCTCGAGTTCCTGCATCAGGAGGCCGTAGGCGGTCTCGGAAACGTTCGGCGACCCGTACCCCTCGAGGTTCGGTGCGTAAAAGCCCATTTCTCCCATCTTCGGGATGAGTTCCTTCGGGAACGTCCCGTTCTCGAAGTGCTCGCCGATGTCAGGTTTGACATGTTCCTCGACGAACTCCCGGGCCGTGTCCCGAATCATGCGCTCTTCCTGATCGAGATCCGCCTCGAGTTGAACGAAATCCAACATAGGTGATAGTCTGCTAACGGCACAATAGGCATTGCGGTACCTGTTGGGGATCGAATACACGACTGACAGCAATCTCGCGAAAAGTAATCGATCGCCGGTCACGACGCGATAGCGACACTACTTCGTCGGTATCCGACTTTCCTTCTCTCCCAAATATTTGCACCGGTGTCGCCGGCCGTCCGTAACGTCCCGTGAGAACACAGTGAACATATAATGAGTGGTACACGGAACAGAAGTATTATACGGGGTACGTATGTATCGTGTTGTCATGGTGAGCGAACCTAGCGCCAGTAGTAGCGGGAAGACTCGTCGATCGTTCCTTGCGGCAACCGGCGTCGGAACCGCTTTGGCACTCGCAGGATGTACCGGTAGCAACGGTGAGACGACCGTTCGAATGCGCACGTCGACGTCGGAGACGACGGCCTACGGCGCCAATCAGGGAATCGCGGACGCGGTCAACGACCAATCTGACGACCTCTTCGTCGAGGCACAGACGAGTCAGGGGACTGAAGCGAACCTCGGCGCGCTCAATAACGAGGAAGCCGAGATGGTGTACATCCAGAACTGGTCGGCACAGGAGGTCCGAGAGGGTGCCGACAGCTTCGCCGAACTCGAGTTCGAAATGACGCAGGTGTTTCACTTCTACGACCTGCCGTGGTTTTTCATCACCGACGAGGACCTCGAGACGCTGTCGGATATCGAATCCGGCATGACGGTCTCGCCGACGCCGGAAGGCTCCGGAACCGCGCCGGCCCTCGAGCGCGCGCTCGAACACGCAGTCGATGACTACGACCGCGGGAGTGCGACCTACGGCGAACAGGGCAACCAGATGAACGAGAACCAACTCGATGTCGGCGTAGGAACGCTGATGAACTTCGGCATCGTGCCCGGGTGGCTCGATGAAATCGCCGGTTCAGTCGACGACCTTCGCGTGCTCGATATCTCGGACGAAACCGCCGAGGCCTGGGCGGGAGACGATCGGATTCTCGATCAGACCGTCGACACCGGGGTGATCGATAACGCGGACACGCCCGGAGAGATTCCCGCGCCCACGTTCGCATACAACTTCATCGCCCGCAACGACCTCGACCGGGATACGGTCTACAACTTCCTCGAGGCGATGTACGCCCAGCGCGAGGAACTCGGGGAGTATCACGCCGTCCTGGGGACCTTCGAAGACGAGGCGTTCTGGGTGGACAACATGTACGACGACGTCCCGTTCCACGAGGGTGCAGCCGACTTCTACGAGGACAACGACATGTGGAGCGACGACTTCGTGCGGGCTGACGAGTAAGCACCGATGTCAGCTATCAGTCGACGTTCCGACCGCGGTCTTCCGTTGCGGGTGCTCGGGTGGGCTGTCTACTGGCTCGGCGTCTCGTTGACGCTGTATACCGTCGGGTACGCCGCGTTGCTCCTCGTCGGGTGGCCGTCGGCGCTCGAGTGGCTCCATCCGACGCCGACGTGGTTGAATCGGGTCGAGGCGTACGTGATCATCTTCTTCGGGATGGGGGTGGCGCTGTACTACCTCGAGTACGCACACGAGCGACTCTCGCAGAGAACGGATGAGTGGACGAGGGATGCCACCGGCGAACGACCGACGGACGAGGTGACACGAGCGTCGGACGCGCCGCGGCAAGCGGCGGCGGAGAACGACTCCTCGAGCGGCCTCGAGTACGTCGAGGACGTCTACGCTCGGATCGATCCGTACGTCGCCGTCGCGTTCGCCGCGGCGGCGCTCGTTGCGACGGGGTACGTCTACACCAACTTCGGCCGACTCGAGAGTGACGCGTTTATCGTCGGCTACGATTCGACGGATCACCTCGTCGGCGTGGTGTTGATCGCGCTCGCGATCGACTCGACCCGACGGGCGTTCGGTGCCGTCATCGCAGCCGTCGCCGTCGGTTCGATCGGCTACGCGCACTCGGCGGTCGGCCAACAGCTGTTCGGCGTCTTCCGCCACTCCGGAATGAACTGGGAACAGATCGCCGAAAACGGCGCGGTGAGTATTAGCGGCGTGTACGACAGTACGCTGATGGGCATCGGCTCGACGTGGGTCGCGATCTTCATCATGTTCGCCGGTATCGCCAAGGCCTACGGCCTCATGGATTTCGTCCGGACGGTCGGAAGCGAACTCGGCTCGAGCCTTCGGACGGGCGTCGTCCAGATCGCCGTGATCTCGAGTATGATCATGGGGTCGATCACCGGCAGCGCTGCCGCCAACACCGCGACGACCGGCAGCTTCACCATCCCGATGATCAAAGATCAGGGCGTTCGCGACGACGTCGCC
The genomic region above belongs to Natronorubrum halophilum and contains:
- the rdfA gene encoding rod-determining factor RdfA, which produces MDERNTGPGPRPKVARLLEKYELDGVGDELEAQWTHPENRKSLRTLAESFNERLVRTALEDAGVDTITEDVGYLYDLLRTETGSRGEQLQARRRLERAGVDVETLTDEFVSYGAIRSYLTGYRNASLPETTDDEVRMTERRAIEGLRQRTVAVTESKLARLRETDRLELGSHHVLTSVQVVCEECQTQYDVVKLLEAGGCECDTTEGTLEG
- a CDS encoding IclR family transcriptional regulator, whose amino-acid sequence is MSTDREDGTGAGVSTTRKTFEILEALKAEEGVTITDLTRRTDLSKSTVYRHLTTLTDMGYVIKRDDNYYIGFRLLEISERARNRKTGYTAAKRKVFELGQETDERAVFIVEEEYEGVYIHRYGSLSDTMIGKRRPLHSLASGKAILAEWDEGRVADFIDEKGLESFTSNTITDPDALYEDLDRIRERGYALNEQEHMDGLSGVAVPVYTPDDELLGSLGVFGPASRFNGEFIHDELPDRLWDKAGEIRVTLAYS
- a CDS encoding acyl-CoA dehydrogenase family protein — translated: MLDFVQLEADLDQEERMIRDTAREFVEEHVKPDIGEHFENGTFPKELIPKMGEMGFYAPNLEGYGSPNVSETAYGLLMQELEAGDSGLRSMASVQGALVMYPIHAYGSEEQKDEWLPEMGTGETIGCFGLTEPEHGSNPTAMETYAERDDDGYVLNGSKTWITNSPIADVAIVWARDRSADDDPVRGFLVETDRDGVSTNKITEKLSLRASITGEIGLNNVRVPEENVLPGVSSMKGPLSCLTQARYGIAWGAVGAARDCFEEARQYANDRDQFGGPISRFQLQQRKLAEMGTQITLAQLLAYRLAELKERGEMRPQHVSMAKRNNVRMARNQSRIAREMLGGNGITTDYSPMRHMANLETVYTYEGTHDIHTLVLGEEFTGIPAYE
- a CDS encoding TAXI family TRAP transporter solute-binding subunit, yielding MVSEPSASSSGKTRRSFLAATGVGTALALAGCTGSNGETTVRMRTSTSETTAYGANQGIADAVNDQSDDLFVEAQTSQGTEANLGALNNEEAEMVYIQNWSAQEVREGADSFAELEFEMTQVFHFYDLPWFFITDEDLETLSDIESGMTVSPTPEGSGTAPALERALEHAVDDYDRGSATYGEQGNQMNENQLDVGVGTLMNFGIVPGWLDEIAGSVDDLRVLDISDETAEAWAGDDRILDQTVDTGVIDNADTPGEIPAPTFAYNFIARNDLDRDTVYNFLEAMYAQREELGEYHAVLGTFEDEAFWVDNMYDDVPFHEGAADFYEDNDMWSDDFVRADE